One part of the Lotus japonicus ecotype B-129 chromosome 2, LjGifu_v1.2 genome encodes these proteins:
- the LOC130741376 gene encoding DExH-box ATP-dependent RNA helicase DExH16, mitochondrial isoform X2, producing the protein MSSFFLRRSTVFFSRALTGNRERFHLYFQFKVHPYSTRTASIRNDFTDLTSPHTWYPQARSKRRRVILHVGPTNSGKTYHALKQLESSASGIYCGPLRLLAWEIAKRLNKANVPCDLITGQEREEVDGANHRAATVEMADVSSDYQCAVIDEIQMLGCSTRGYSFTRALLGIAADELHLCGDPAAVPLVQEMLKITGDEVEVKFYERLSPLVPLKVPLGSFSNVRNGDCIVTFSRKDIYGLKKKIEREGRHLCSVVYGSLPPETRTRQATMFNDASSEFDVLVASDAIGMGLNLNISRIIFSTMKKFDGFEMRDLTVPEIKQIAGRAGRYGSNFPVGEVTCMDADDLPLLHSSLNSPSPILERAGLLPTYELMYMYSRLHPKYGFCQVLEHFIDNAKLSENYFIVNCEQVLKVAAVIDGFPLGLHEKYLFCIRCFLTDTCNIQSS; encoded by the exons ATGTCTTCCTTTTTCCTCCGCCGCAGCACTGTCTTCTTCTCTCGCGCTCTAACCG GTAATAGGGAGCGTTTTCATCTCTACTTTCAGTTCAAGGTACATCCATATAGCACCCGTACTGCTTCCATCAGAAACGATTTTACTGACTTGAC TTCCCCTCATACATGGTATCCACAAGCCAGGAGTAAACGTCGCAGGGTTATCCTGCATGTTGGTCCCACAAATAGTGGTAAAACATATCATGCTTTGAAGCAACTTGAATCAAGTGCTTCTG gCATATATTGTGGTCCTTTGAGATTGTTGGCATGGGAGATAGCAAAACGGTTGAACAAGGCAAATGTTCCTTGTGATCTGATTACTGGCCAGGAGAGAGAGGAAGTTGACGGTGCAAATCATAGGGCTGCTACAGTTGAAATGGCTGATGTATCCTCTGATTACCAATGCGCTGTTATTGATGAAATTCAG ATGTTGGGGTGTAGTACAAGGGGCTATTCATTTACACGTGCTTTATTAGGCATTGCTGCAGATGAACTTCACCTTTGCGGTGATCCAGCTGCAGTTCCCCTTGTTCAGGAGATGTTGAAAATTACTGGTGACGAAGTTGAG GTTAAGTTTTATGAGAGATTGTCACCTTTAGTCCCACTGAAGGTTCCTCTTGGATCCTTCTCTAATGTAAGAAATGGTGATTGCATTGTAACCTTTTCACGTAAAGACATATACGGATTGAAG AAGAAAATTGAAAGAGAAGGAAGGCATCTTTGTTCAGTAGTTTATGGTTCACTGCCACCAGAGACTCGTACAAGGCAG GCAACCATGTTCAATGATGCAAGTAGCGAGTTTGATGTTCTTGTGGCCAGTGATGCCATTGGAATGGGTCTTAATCTAAACATCTCTAGGATCATTTTCTCAACCATGAAGAAGTTTGATGGTTTTGAGATGCGGGACCTGACTGTACCTGAGATCAAACAGATAGCAG GGAGAGCTGGCAGATATGGATCAAATTTTCCTGTAGGAGAAGTAACCTGCATGGATGCTGACGATCTACCCTTGTTGCATTCATCATTGAACTCCCCATCACCCATTTTAGAG CGTGCTGGGTTGCTTCCTACCTATGAACTGATGTATATGTATTCAAGATTGCACCCAAAGTATGGTTTCTGTCAAGTACTG GAGCATTTTATTGACAATGCCAAATTATCcgaaaattatttcattgttaatTGTGAACAAGTATTG AAAGTGGCTGCTGTTATTGATGGGTTTCCACTCGGGCTGCATGAGAAGTACCTTTTCTGTATCAG GTGCTTTTTAACTGATACCTGTAATATTCAGTCCAGCTGA
- the LOC130741376 gene encoding DExH-box ATP-dependent RNA helicase DExH16, mitochondrial isoform X1 encodes MSSFFLRRSTVFFSRALTGNRERFHLYFQFKVHPYSTRTASIRNDFTDLTSPHTWYPQARSKRRRVILHVGPTNSGKTYHALKQLESSASGIYCGPLRLLAWEIAKRLNKANVPCDLITGQEREEVDGANHRAATVEMADVSSDYQCAVIDEIQMLGCSTRGYSFTRALLGIAADELHLCGDPAAVPLVQEMLKITGDEVEVKFYERLSPLVPLKVPLGSFSNVRNGDCIVTFSRKDIYGLKKKIEREGRHLCSVVYGSLPPETRTRQATMFNDASSEFDVLVASDAIGMGLNLNISRIIFSTMKKFDGFEMRDLTVPEIKQIAGRAGRYGSNFPVGEVTCMDADDLPLLHSSLNSPSPILERAGLLPTYELMYMYSRLHPKYGFCQVLEHFIDNAKLSENYFIVNCEQVLKVAAVIDGFPLGLHEKYLFCISPADMDDDISSQGLVQFAENYAKKGLVRLREIFTPGTLTVPKTPAALKELESIHKVLDLYVWLSFRLDESFPDRELASSQKSICSMLIEEFLERFGWQKPTDRRLPSRVSNSLLSPHMRQYL; translated from the exons ATGTCTTCCTTTTTCCTCCGCCGCAGCACTGTCTTCTTCTCTCGCGCTCTAACCG GTAATAGGGAGCGTTTTCATCTCTACTTTCAGTTCAAGGTACATCCATATAGCACCCGTACTGCTTCCATCAGAAACGATTTTACTGACTTGAC TTCCCCTCATACATGGTATCCACAAGCCAGGAGTAAACGTCGCAGGGTTATCCTGCATGTTGGTCCCACAAATAGTGGTAAAACATATCATGCTTTGAAGCAACTTGAATCAAGTGCTTCTG gCATATATTGTGGTCCTTTGAGATTGTTGGCATGGGAGATAGCAAAACGGTTGAACAAGGCAAATGTTCCTTGTGATCTGATTACTGGCCAGGAGAGAGAGGAAGTTGACGGTGCAAATCATAGGGCTGCTACAGTTGAAATGGCTGATGTATCCTCTGATTACCAATGCGCTGTTATTGATGAAATTCAG ATGTTGGGGTGTAGTACAAGGGGCTATTCATTTACACGTGCTTTATTAGGCATTGCTGCAGATGAACTTCACCTTTGCGGTGATCCAGCTGCAGTTCCCCTTGTTCAGGAGATGTTGAAAATTACTGGTGACGAAGTTGAG GTTAAGTTTTATGAGAGATTGTCACCTTTAGTCCCACTGAAGGTTCCTCTTGGATCCTTCTCTAATGTAAGAAATGGTGATTGCATTGTAACCTTTTCACGTAAAGACATATACGGATTGAAG AAGAAAATTGAAAGAGAAGGAAGGCATCTTTGTTCAGTAGTTTATGGTTCACTGCCACCAGAGACTCGTACAAGGCAG GCAACCATGTTCAATGATGCAAGTAGCGAGTTTGATGTTCTTGTGGCCAGTGATGCCATTGGAATGGGTCTTAATCTAAACATCTCTAGGATCATTTTCTCAACCATGAAGAAGTTTGATGGTTTTGAGATGCGGGACCTGACTGTACCTGAGATCAAACAGATAGCAG GGAGAGCTGGCAGATATGGATCAAATTTTCCTGTAGGAGAAGTAACCTGCATGGATGCTGACGATCTACCCTTGTTGCATTCATCATTGAACTCCCCATCACCCATTTTAGAG CGTGCTGGGTTGCTTCCTACCTATGAACTGATGTATATGTATTCAAGATTGCACCCAAAGTATGGTTTCTGTCAAGTACTG GAGCATTTTATTGACAATGCCAAATTATCcgaaaattatttcattgttaatTGTGAACAAGTATTG AAAGTGGCTGCTGTTATTGATGGGTTTCCACTCGGGCTGCATGAGAAGTACCTTTTCTGTATCAG TCCAGCTGACATGGATGATGATATTTCATCTCAAGGCCTGGTACAG TTTGCAGAGAATTATGCAAAGAAAGGCCTTGTCCGGCTGCGGGAAATATTTACGCCAGGGACACTGACAGTGCCCAAGACACCAGCTGCTCTTAAGGAGCTGGAGTCCATCCACAAG GTCTTGGACCTCTACGTCTGGTTGAGTTTCCGGTTGGACGAATCTTTCCCAGACCGGGAGCTGGCTTCATCTCAAAAGTCCATTTGCAGCAT GTTGATAGAGGAATTCCTAGAAAGATTCGGGTGGCAGAAGCCAACGGATAGAAGGTTGCCTTCGCGGGTGTCAAATTCTCTATTATCCCCCCACATGAGGCAATATTTATAG